Proteins from a single region of Thermococcus sp. CX2:
- a CDS encoding 50S ribosomal protein L18 yields the protein MAHGPRYRVPFRRRREGKTNYHKRLALLKSGKPRLVVRKSLNHHIAQIVVYDPKGDKTLVSAHTRELMRDFGWKGHGGNTPSAYLLGLLIGYKAKKAGIEEAILDIGLHPPTRGSSVFAVLKGAVDAGLNVPHSEEIYPEDYRITGEHIANYAKALKEEDEALYRKQFGGYLVKGLEPEKLPEHFEEVKARIIEKFEEARE from the coding sequence ATGGCGCACGGACCGAGGTATAGGGTTCCCTTCAGGAGGAGGAGAGAAGGTAAGACTAACTATCACAAGAGGCTCGCTCTCCTTAAGTCGGGCAAGCCGAGGCTTGTCGTGAGGAAGAGCCTCAACCACCACATCGCCCAGATAGTGGTTTACGATCCAAAGGGTGACAAGACCCTCGTTTCAGCTCACACCAGGGAGCTTATGAGGGACTTCGGCTGGAAGGGCCACGGTGGCAACACGCCAAGCGCTTACCTGCTTGGCCTGCTCATCGGTTACAAGGCCAAGAAGGCCGGCATTGAAGAGGCCATACTTGACATAGGCCTCCACCCGCCGACCAGGGGCTCGAGCGTCTTCGCCGTCCTCAAGGGAGCCGTTGATGCCGGCTTGAACGTCCCGCACAGCGAGGAGATCTACCCGGAGGACTACAGGATAACCGGCGAGCACATTGCCAACTACGCCAAGGCCCTCAAGGAGGAGGACGAGGCCCTCTACAGGAAGCAGTTCGGTGGCTATCTCGTTAAGGGCCTCGAGCCCGAAAAGCTCCCAGAGCACTTTGAGGAGGTCAAGGCGAGAATAATCGAAAAGTTTGAGGAGGCGAGAGAATGA
- a CDS encoding 30S ribosomal protein S8 codes for MTLLDPLANALSHITNSERVGKKEVYIKPASKLIGEVLRVMQENGYIGEFEFIDDGRAGIYRVQLIGKINKAGAIKPRFPVKAREYEAWEKRFLPAFEFGILIVSTSQGVMTHKEAIEKGIGGRLIAYVY; via the coding sequence ATGACTTTGCTTGACCCGTTGGCGAACGCGCTTTCACACATAACCAACAGCGAGAGGGTCGGGAAGAAGGAGGTTTACATAAAGCCCGCCTCCAAGCTCATCGGAGAGGTCCTCAGGGTTATGCAGGAGAACGGCTACATAGGCGAGTTTGAGTTCATAGACGACGGAAGGGCCGGCATCTACAGGGTTCAGCTCATAGGCAAGATAAACAAGGCCGGCGCGATAAAGCCGAGGTTCCCGGTCAAGGCGAGGGAGTACGAGGCCTGGGAGAAGAGGTTCCTTCCGGCCTTCGAGTTCGGTATCCTCATCGTCTCGACCTCTCAGGGTGTCATGACCCACAAAGAGGCCATAGAGAAGGGAATCGGCGGAAGGCTGATAGCGTACGTCTACTGA
- a CDS encoding 50S ribosomal protein L30 has protein sequence MAKLALIRLRSGIRARGEVRDTLAMLRLHRINHLVLIDDTPSYKGMVQKVKDYITWGEIDAETLAKLIRKRGRLIGNKPVTDEYVKEKLGMSIEEFAKKVVEGEMKLTDLPNIKPVFRLHPPRGGLKGSKKRSFKEGGALGYRGEKINELIERML, from the coding sequence ATGGCAAAGCTTGCACTCATCAGGCTTAGGAGCGGAATCAGGGCGAGGGGAGAAGTGAGAGACACCCTCGCCATGCTCCGCCTCCACAGGATCAACCACCTCGTCCTCATCGACGACACCCCGAGCTACAAGGGCATGGTTCAGAAGGTCAAGGACTACATCACCTGGGGCGAGATAGATGCGGAAACCTTGGCCAAGCTCATCAGGAAGAGGGGCAGGCTCATAGGCAACAAGCCGGTTACCGATGAGTACGTCAAGGAGAAGCTCGGAATGAGCATAGAGGAGTTCGCCAAAAAGGTCGTCGAGGGCGAGATGAAGCTCACCGACCTCCCGAACATCAAGCCCGTCTTCAGGCTCCACCCACCAAGGGGCGGTCTCAAGGGAAGCAAGAAGCGCTCATTCAAGGAAGGCGGAGCCCTCGGTTACCGCGGCGAGAAGATTAACGAGCTCATTGAGAGAATGCTCTGA
- a CDS encoding 50S ribosomal protein L14 produces the protein MAKKGAGATRGISPVRPTRALPIGAYLKVADNSGAKVIQIIGVVGYKGTRRRLASAGVGDMVVATVKKGRPDIRHQVVRAVVVRQRKEYRRLDGMRVKFEDNAAAIVTPEGVPRGTEIRGAIAREAAERWVRLGSIASIVL, from the coding sequence ATGGCGAAGAAGGGTGCTGGTGCTACTAGGGGTATTAGCCCCGTCAGGCCGACTCGCGCTCTGCCGATAGGTGCTTACCTTAAGGTTGCAGACAACAGCGGTGCCAAGGTCATCCAGATCATCGGCGTCGTCGGCTACAAGGGAACCAGGAGGAGACTTGCCAGTGCCGGTGTCGGCGACATGGTTGTCGCTACCGTTAAGAAGGGTAGGCCTGACATCAGGCACCAGGTCGTCAGGGCCGTTGTTGTCAGGCAGAGGAAGGAGTACAGAAGGCTCGACGGTATGCGCGTCAAGTTCGAGGACAACGCTGCCGCGATAGTCACCCCCGAGGGTGTTCCGAGGGGAACCGAGATCAGGGGTGCCATAGCCAGGGAGGCCGCCGAGAGGTGGGTTAGGCTCGGCAGCATAGCGAGCATTGTGTTGTGA
- a CDS encoding 50S ribosomal protein L2: MGKSLIQQRRGKGTTTFRAPSHRYRGAVRYLPLNLTREKTLVGKVVEILHDPGRTAPVARVKFENGAEKLIIAPEGILVGEEIAIGPNAPIKIGNTLPLAMIPEGSYVYDIEGAPGDGGKYVRAGGSYALVVSREKDKVIVQLPSGELKQFNPMCRATIGVVAGGGRLEKPIVKAGKAYYIAKARNRFWPKPRGVKMNAVNHPHGGKEHHIGRPSTVSRRAPPGRKVGHIAARRTGRRK, encoded by the coding sequence ATGGGAAAGAGTTTGATTCAGCAGAGGAGAGGAAAGGGAACCACCACCTTTAGGGCTCCCTCCCACCGCTATAGGGGAGCCGTTAGGTACCTCCCGCTCAACCTGACCAGGGAGAAGACCCTCGTCGGCAAGGTCGTTGAGATACTCCACGACCCTGGAAGGACTGCCCCAGTTGCCAGGGTTAAATTCGAGAACGGCGCCGAGAAGCTTATCATTGCCCCAGAGGGAATCCTCGTCGGTGAGGAGATAGCCATCGGACCGAACGCCCCAATAAAGATAGGCAACACCCTCCCGCTTGCCATGATTCCGGAGGGAAGCTACGTCTACGACATCGAGGGCGCCCCAGGAGATGGCGGCAAGTACGTTAGGGCTGGCGGTAGCTACGCCCTCGTCGTCAGCAGGGAGAAGGATAAGGTCATCGTCCAGCTCCCGAGCGGTGAGCTCAAGCAGTTCAACCCCATGTGCAGGGCCACCATCGGTGTCGTCGCCGGCGGCGGTAGGCTCGAGAAGCCCATCGTCAAGGCAGGAAAGGCCTACTACATAGCCAAAGCCAGGAACAGGTTCTGGCCGAAGCCGAGGGGTGTCAAGATGAACGCCGTCAACCACCCGCACGGTGGTAAGGAGCACCACATAGGCAGGCCGAGCACCGTTTCGAGGCGCGCTCCGCCCGGAAGGAAGGTCGGTCACATAGCTGCGAGAAGAACTGGTAGGAGGAAGTGA
- a CDS encoding 30S ribosomal protein S19: MARKKEFRYRGYTFEELLNMSLEDFAKLLPARQRRSLKRGLSPEQKKLLRKIRLAKKGKYNKPIRTHSRDMVILPEMVGMTIHVYNGKEFVPIEIKEEMIGHYLGEFALTRKVVQHGSPGVGATRSSMFVAIK, translated from the coding sequence ATGGCGAGAAAGAAGGAGTTTAGGTATAGGGGCTACACCTTTGAGGAACTGCTCAACATGTCACTCGAGGACTTCGCCAAGCTCCTTCCGGCGAGGCAGAGGAGGAGCCTCAAGAGGGGCCTCAGCCCGGAGCAGAAGAAGCTCCTCAGGAAGATACGCCTCGCCAAGAAGGGCAAGTACAACAAGCCGATAAGGACCCACAGCAGGGACATGGTCATCCTTCCAGAGATGGTCGGCATGACCATCCACGTCTACAACGGAAAGGAGTTCGTCCCCATCGAGATAAAGGAGGAGATGATAGGCCACTACCTCGGCGAGTTTGCCCTCACCAGGAAGGTAGTCCAGCACGGCTCACCTGGTGTTGGTGCAACCAGGTCATCGATGTTCGTGGCGATCAAGTGA
- a CDS encoding ribonuclease P protein component 1: MRRNCKERKDRAPGRPQGKGQEVASRPWIFRGLDRNRVTARNIIWHELIGLKAKIIRASHPELVGIEGYVLDETRNTLTIGGERVWVIPKDVVELEFEVGDKRIRIDGRELIGRPEMRLKKRWRR, from the coding sequence ATGCGGCGGAACTGTAAAGAAAGGAAGGATAGAGCTCCAGGGCGACCACAGGGAAAGGGTCAAGAAGTTGCTAGCAGACCTTGGATTTTCAGAGGACTTGATAGAAATCGAGTGACAGCGAGAAACATCATCTGGCACGAGCTCATAGGCCTGAAAGCAAAGATTATAAGGGCATCTCATCCAGAGCTGGTTGGCATCGAGGGCTACGTCCTTGATGAGACGAGGAACACCCTCACCATCGGCGGTGAGAGGGTTTGGGTTATCCCTAAGGACGTGGTGGAGCTCGAGTTTGAAGTTGGCGATAAAAGGATACGAATCGATGGAAGGGAACTGATTGGAAGACCCGAGATGAGATTGAAGAAGAGGTGGAGACGATGA
- a CDS encoding 50S ribosomal protein L19e, with protein MLKMQRRIAADILKCGENRVWIDPERIDDVAAAITREDIKRLINDGVIKKKPIKGQSRARARAYQEARKKGRHRGPGSRKGKKTARMGKKERWMMTIRALRKELRKLKAEGKIDEHTYRRLYIRAKGGQFKNKRQLYLFMQEHGILKE; from the coding sequence ATGCTTAAGATGCAGAGAAGGATTGCCGCTGACATTTTGAAGTGCGGTGAGAACAGGGTCTGGATTGACCCTGAGAGGATTGATGACGTCGCCGCTGCCATCACGAGGGAGGACATAAAGAGGCTCATCAACGATGGCGTCATAAAGAAGAAGCCCATCAAGGGCCAGAGCAGGGCCAGGGCGAGGGCCTACCAGGAGGCCAGGAAGAAGGGCCGCCACAGGGGCCCGGGAAGCAGGAAGGGTAAGAAGACCGCCAGGATGGGCAAGAAGGAGCGCTGGATGATGACCATCAGGGCCCTCAGGAAGGAGCTCAGGAAGCTCAAGGCCGAGGGCAAGATAGACGAGCACACCTACAGGAGGCTCTACATCAGGGCCAAGGGTGGTCAGTTCAAGAACAAGAGGCAGCTCTACCTGTTCATGCAGGAGCACGGCATACTGAAGGAGTGA
- a CDS encoding 50S ribosomal protein L5, protein MQINRETILADWEAHPMRKPRIAKVTINIGVGESGERLTKAETMLEQLVGQKPIRRRAKQTNKDFGIRRGEPIAVKVTLRGKKAEEMLRRLLAAVDNKLKASNFDEHGNFCFGIDEHINIPGVEYDPEIGIFGMDVCVTLERPGFRVARRKRQRKKIPNRHKLTKEEGIVFAMEEFNVQVEGL, encoded by the coding sequence ATGCAGATCAACAGAGAGACCATACTTGCTGACTGGGAAGCTCACCCCATGAGGAAGCCCAGGATTGCGAAGGTCACCATCAACATTGGAGTTGGCGAGAGCGGTGAGAGGCTTACCAAGGCCGAGACCATGCTCGAGCAGCTCGTCGGCCAGAAGCCGATAAGGAGAAGGGCCAAGCAGACCAACAAGGACTTCGGAATCAGGCGCGGTGAGCCGATAGCCGTTAAGGTCACCCTCAGGGGCAAGAAGGCTGAGGAGATGCTCAGGAGGCTCCTCGCTGCGGTTGACAACAAGCTCAAGGCGAGCAACTTCGACGAGCACGGCAACTTCTGCTTTGGTATAGACGAGCACATCAACATCCCGGGCGTTGAATACGACCCCGAAATCGGTATATTCGGTATGGACGTCTGCGTCACCCTTGAGAGGCCAGGTTTCAGGGTCGCAAGGAGGAAGAGGCAGAGGAAGAAGATACCGAACAGGCACAAGCTGACCAAGGAGGAAGGTATCGTCTTCGCTATGGAGGAGTTTAACGTCCAGGTGGAGGGATTGTGA
- the rpsE gene encoding 30S ribosomal protein S5, producing MSDPREIAQRVLEEWQPRTKLGMLVKEGQITDIHEIFRKGYQIKEPEIVDVLLPEVNLRENQEVLDIALTVRMTDSGRRIRFRVLAAVGNRDGYVGLGIGHGKEVGIAIRKAINYAKMNIIEIKRGCGSWECRCRRPHSIPFAVEGKEGSVRVRLMPGPRGLGLVIGDVGKKILSLAGVQDVWSQTLGETRTTVNFAKAVFNALYNTNRVAIKPEMVEKYGIVVGREMAANFELE from the coding sequence ATGAGCGACCCAAGGGAGATCGCCCAGAGGGTTTTGGAGGAGTGGCAGCCGAGGACCAAGCTCGGTATGCTCGTCAAGGAGGGCCAGATAACTGACATTCACGAGATATTCCGCAAGGGCTACCAGATTAAGGAGCCCGAGATAGTTGACGTGCTCCTTCCTGAGGTTAACCTCAGGGAGAACCAGGAAGTGCTCGACATCGCTCTGACGGTTAGGATGACCGACAGCGGTAGGAGGATTCGCTTCCGCGTTCTTGCCGCTGTGGGCAACAGGGACGGCTACGTTGGCCTTGGAATCGGCCACGGCAAGGAGGTCGGAATAGCCATCAGGAAGGCCATCAACTACGCCAAGATGAACATCATCGAGATAAAGCGCGGCTGTGGAAGCTGGGAGTGCAGGTGCAGGAGGCCACACTCAATTCCGTTCGCCGTCGAGGGCAAGGAGGGAAGCGTCCGCGTCAGGCTCATGCCCGGACCGCGTGGCCTTGGACTGGTCATCGGTGACGTTGGAAAGAAGATACTCAGCCTCGCTGGCGTTCAGGACGTCTGGTCCCAGACCCTCGGTGAGACGAGGACCACTGTCAACTTCGCCAAGGCAGTCTTCAACGCGCTTTACAACACCAACAGGGTTGCAATCAAGCCGGAGATGGTTGAGAAGTACGGCATCGTCGTTGGAAGGGAGATGGCAGCCAACTTTGAGCTGGAGTGA
- a CDS encoding 30S ribosomal protein S17: MREIGLKIQPPAEKCDDPHCPWHGHLKIHGRYFEGIVVSDKPKRTVTVERQHYHYLKKYERYELRRSRIHAHNPPCINAKPGDKVLIAETRPLSKTKSFVVVGILQRAGER, encoded by the coding sequence ATGAGAGAGATAGGATTGAAGATTCAGCCTCCCGCTGAGAAGTGTGACGATCCCCACTGCCCGTGGCACGGACACCTCAAGATACACGGCAGGTACTTCGAGGGCATAGTCGTCAGCGACAAGCCCAAGAGGACCGTCACCGTTGAGAGGCAGCACTACCACTACCTCAAGAAGTACGAGAGGTATGAGCTCAGGAGGAGCAGGATACACGCGCACAACCCGCCGTGCATTAACGCCAAGCCTGGCGACAAGGTTCTCATCGCTGAGACCAGGCCGCTCAGCAAGACCAAGAGCTTTGTCGTCGTTGGCATTCTCCAGAGGGCCGGTGAGAGGTGA
- the yciH gene encoding stress response translation initiation inhibitor YciH: protein MLFKEVLKEQQRIRVYIEKARYGKLKTIIEGIDEKEFDLEDIAKKLKAKLACGGTVKKGRIELQGDHRERVKKLLADLGFSEDLIEIE from the coding sequence ATGCTCTTTAAGGAGGTCCTGAAGGAGCAGCAGAGAATTAGGGTATACATAGAGAAGGCCCGTTACGGAAAGCTTAAGACCATAATCGAGGGCATAGATGAGAAGGAGTTTGACCTCGAGGACATAGCCAAAAAGCTGAAGGCGAAGCTGGCATGCGGCGGAACTGTAAAGAAAGGAAGGATAGAGCTCCAGGGCGACCACAGGGAAAGGGTCAAGAAGTTGCTAGCAGACCTTGGATTTTCAGAGGACTTGATAGAAATCGAGTGA
- a CDS encoding 50S ribosomal protein L23 — protein MDPYKVIVRPVVTEKAVAMIENENKLTFIVDRRATKSDIKRAVEEMFQVKVEKVNTLITMRGEKKAYVKLKPEYSASEIAARIGLF, from the coding sequence ATGGACCCATACAAGGTTATTGTCAGGCCGGTCGTCACCGAGAAGGCTGTTGCAATGATAGAGAACGAGAACAAGCTCACCTTCATAGTTGACAGAAGGGCCACCAAGAGCGACATCAAGAGGGCCGTGGAAGAGATGTTCCAGGTCAAGGTCGAGAAGGTCAACACCCTCATCACCATGAGGGGCGAGAAGAAGGCCTATGTGAAGCTCAAGCCCGAGTACAGCGCAAGTGAAATCGCCGCAAGGATAGGATTGTTCTGA
- a CDS encoding uL15m family ribosomal protein: protein MIRRRKKVRKLRGSHTHGWGCKKKHRGGGSKGGKGMAGTGKRKNTKWTWTIKYAPDHLGKRGFHRPKAVQYTPQTVNLSFLDENLDELMQMGIAYEEGGKIIVDTTQLGVDKVLGSGKLTRAIVVKAYYVTPKAEEKIKAAGGEVLLA, encoded by the coding sequence ATGATTAGGAGAAGGAAGAAGGTTAGGAAGCTCCGCGGAAGTCACACTCACGGATGGGGCTGCAAGAAGAAGCACCGTGGCGGTGGAAGCAAGGGCGGTAAGGGAATGGCTGGAACTGGAAAGAGGAAAAACACCAAGTGGACCTGGACCATCAAGTACGCCCCGGACCACCTCGGCAAGAGGGGCTTCCACAGGCCGAAGGCTGTTCAGTACACCCCACAGACCGTAAACCTGAGCTTCCTCGACGAGAACCTCGACGAGCTCATGCAGATGGGCATCGCCTACGAGGAAGGTGGAAAGATAATCGTCGATACCACTCAGCTCGGCGTTGACAAGGTTCTCGGCTCAGGAAAGCTCACCAGGGCCATAGTCGTTAAGGCCTACTACGTCACCCCCAAGGCCGAGGAGAAGATTAAGGCCGCTGGCGGCGAGGTTCTCCTCGCCTGA
- the rpmC gene encoding 50S ribosomal protein L29: protein MKPSEIREMSIEEIDKKIRELRLELAKERGVLTMGASMENPMVIRNLRRDIARLLTIKKEKLREKR, encoded by the coding sequence ATGAAGCCGAGCGAGATTAGGGAAATGAGCATTGAGGAGATCGACAAGAAGATCAGGGAGCTCCGCCTCGAGCTTGCCAAAGAGAGGGGTGTGCTCACCATGGGGGCCTCTATGGAGAACCCCATGGTCATCCGCAACCTCAGGCGCGACATCGCGCGCCTGCTTACCATAAAGAAGGAGAAGCTTAGGGAGAAAAGGTGA
- the rplX gene encoding 50S ribosomal protein L24 — MKLDTKQPRKQRKFLYNAPLHLRSKIMSAPLSRELREKYGVRNLPIREGDKVRIMRGDYKGKEGKVVEVNLKRYRIYVEGVTQKKVDGTEVFYPVHPSNVMIVELNLEDEKREKIIERRA; from the coding sequence ATGAAGTTGGATACCAAGCAGCCGAGGAAGCAGAGGAAGTTCCTCTACAACGCTCCCCTTCACCTTAGGAGCAAGATAATGAGCGCTCCCCTCTCGAGGGAGCTCAGGGAGAAGTACGGTGTCAGGAACCTTCCGATAAGGGAGGGCGACAAGGTCAGGATAATGCGCGGCGACTACAAGGGCAAGGAAGGAAAGGTCGTTGAGGTCAACCTCAAGAGGTACAGGATCTACGTCGAGGGCGTCACCCAGAAGAAGGTCGACGGCACCGAGGTCTTCTACCCGGTTCACCCGTCGAATGTTATGATAGTCGAGCTCAACCTTGAGGACGAGAAGAGGGAGAAGATAATTGAGAGGAGGGCTTGA
- the rplV gene encoding 50S ribosomal protein L22 gives MSRGRFSYSFQNFDPERMARASGRDLRISPKHSVELLREIRGMMLNDALRYLDDVIALKRPVPMRRFNDSQGHKPGNGFGPGRYPVKVAKAVKKVLLNAKNNAEQKGLDPDRLKIIHAAAHRGPVLRGYIPKAFGRATPFNEQTTHIEIVVEEVRR, from the coding sequence ATGTCTAGGGGAAGGTTTTCCTACTCATTCCAAAATTTTGACCCAGAGAGGATGGCTCGCGCGAGCGGAAGGGACCTTAGGATTTCCCCGAAGCACAGCGTCGAGCTCCTCAGGGAGATAAGGGGCATGATGCTCAACGACGCTCTGAGGTACCTCGACGACGTCATAGCCCTCAAGAGGCCGGTCCCAATGAGGCGCTTCAACGACAGCCAGGGCCACAAGCCGGGTAATGGCTTCGGTCCAGGTAGGTACCCGGTCAAGGTCGCCAAGGCCGTCAAGAAGGTTCTCCTCAACGCCAAGAACAACGCCGAGCAGAAGGGCCTCGACCCGGACAGGCTTAAGATAATCCACGCCGCCGCCCACAGGGGACCAGTGCTCCGCGGATACATTCCAAAGGCCTTTGGTAGGGCCACACCGTTCAACGAACAGACCACCCACATAGAGATAGTTGTGGAGGAAGTTAGGAGGTGA
- a CDS encoding 30S ribosomal protein S14, giving the protein MAKADYNKRKPRKFGKGARRCVRCGQYGPIIRIHGLMLCRHCFREIAPKLGFKKYE; this is encoded by the coding sequence ATGGCGAAGGCTGACTACAACAAGAGGAAGCCGAGGAAGTTTGGAAAGGGCGCCAGGAGATGCGTCCGCTGCGGACAGTACGGCCCAATTATCAGGATCCACGGCTTGATGCTCTGCAGGCACTGCTTTAGAGAGATAGCCCCCAAGCTGGGCTTTAAGAAGTACGAGTGA
- the rpsC gene encoding 30S ribosomal protein S3: MAIERYFIKEGVKEMLIDEYLEKELRRAGYGGIDIKKTPLGTKVIIFAANPGYVIGRGGRRIRELTRVLERQFGLENPQIEVEEIKNPYLNAKVQAVRLAQALERGVHFRRAAYAAIRAIMRNGARGVEIRLSGKLTGERAKSVRFYQGYLAKVGNPAETLVSKGYAQALLKLGVIGVKVSIMPPDAKLPDEIEVIEKPVEEEVSGE, encoded by the coding sequence TTGGCGATCGAGAGATACTTCATCAAGGAAGGCGTTAAGGAGATGCTCATCGACGAGTACCTCGAGAAGGAGCTCAGGCGCGCGGGCTACGGTGGTATTGACATCAAGAAGACCCCCCTTGGAACCAAGGTTATCATCTTCGCCGCCAACCCTGGCTACGTCATAGGAAGGGGTGGAAGGCGCATTAGGGAGCTCACCAGGGTTCTCGAGAGGCAGTTTGGCCTCGAGAACCCGCAGATCGAGGTCGAGGAGATAAAGAACCCCTACCTCAACGCCAAGGTTCAGGCCGTGAGGCTCGCCCAGGCCCTTGAGAGGGGCGTCCACTTCAGGAGGGCTGCCTACGCTGCCATAAGGGCCATCATGAGGAACGGCGCCAGGGGTGTCGAGATCAGGCTCAGCGGCAAGCTCACTGGCGAGAGGGCTAAGAGCGTCAGGTTCTACCAGGGCTACCTTGCCAAGGTCGGAAACCCGGCCGAGACCCTCGTCAGCAAGGGCTACGCCCAGGCACTCCTCAAGCTCGGTGTCATAGGTGTCAAGGTCTCCATCATGCCACCTGACGCCAAGCTTCCGGACGAGATTGAGGTCATTGAAAAGCCCGTTGAGGAAGAGGTGAGTGGAGAATGA
- a CDS encoding 50S ribosomal protein L6, giving the protein MPIDAWVREEVEIPEGVEVTVENNVVKVKGPKGELERELKYPGVRIFTEDGKVVVYKEFPRKKDIAIARTFKAHIANMVKGVTEGFTYKLKVVYSHFPMTVKVQGDEVVIENFLGEKNPRRAKILPGVTVKVMGSEVIVEGIDKEAVGQTAANIEQATRITKWDRRVFQDGIYIVEKAGKPIRF; this is encoded by the coding sequence ATGCCGATAGACGCGTGGGTAAGGGAAGAGGTTGAGATTCCAGAGGGAGTTGAGGTCACCGTCGAGAACAACGTTGTCAAGGTCAAGGGGCCGAAGGGAGAGCTCGAGAGGGAGCTCAAATACCCTGGCGTTAGGATATTCACCGAGGACGGCAAGGTCGTCGTTTACAAGGAGTTCCCGAGGAAGAAGGACATAGCCATAGCGAGGACCTTCAAGGCCCACATCGCCAACATGGTGAAGGGTGTCACCGAGGGCTTCACCTACAAGCTCAAGGTCGTTTACAGCCACTTCCCGATGACCGTCAAGGTTCAGGGTGACGAGGTCGTCATCGAGAACTTCCTCGGTGAGAAGAACCCGAGGAGGGCCAAGATACTCCCGGGAGTTACCGTCAAGGTCATGGGTTCAGAGGTCATCGTCGAGGGCATTGACAAGGAAGCCGTTGGCCAGACCGCGGCCAACATCGAGCAGGCCACCAGGATAACCAAGTGGGATAGGAGAGTCTTCCAGGATGGTATTTACATTGTCGAGAAGGCTGGTAAGCCGATAAGGTTCTGA
- a CDS encoding 30S ribosomal protein S4e: MARKGAKRHLKRLAAPNQWYIERKAYKWAVRPRPGPHSMKTSIPLIYIVRDYLGYARTAREARKILNEGKILVDGRVRKDYKFPVGIMDVVSIPETGEHYRVLPNRIGKLILHPITEKEANIKPLRISNKRMVKGGNLQLNLHDGSNHLIRLSSLTDETKDKFKTADTILMRVPEREIVEVIPFEVGAYVFVTQGKNVARKGKVVEVRQFPMGWPDVVTIEDENGELFDTLKEYAFVVGKDKPEISLP, translated from the coding sequence ATGGCGAGAAAGGGAGCCAAGAGACACCTTAAGAGGCTTGCCGCTCCAAATCAGTGGTATATTGAGAGGAAGGCCTATAAGTGGGCGGTCAGGCCGAGGCCGGGTCCGCACAGCATGAAGACCTCAATACCGCTGATCTACATAGTCAGGGACTACCTCGGCTACGCCAGGACCGCTCGCGAGGCCAGGAAGATCCTCAACGAGGGCAAGATCCTCGTCGACGGCCGCGTTAGGAAGGACTACAAGTTCCCGGTCGGTATTATGGACGTCGTCTCCATCCCAGAGACCGGCGAGCACTACAGGGTTCTCCCGAACAGGATCGGCAAGCTCATACTCCACCCGATAACCGAGAAAGAGGCCAACATAAAGCCGCTCAGGATAAGCAACAAGAGGATGGTCAAGGGAGGCAACCTCCAGCTCAACCTCCACGACGGAAGCAACCACCTCATCAGGCTCAGCTCACTGACCGACGAGACCAAGGACAAGTTCAAGACCGCCGATACCATACTCATGCGCGTTCCCGAGAGGGAGATAGTCGAAGTCATACCCTTCGAGGTCGGTGCTTACGTCTTCGTTACCCAGGGTAAGAACGTCGCCAGGAAGGGTAAGGTCGTCGAGGTCAGGCAGTTCCCAATGGGATGGCCGGACGTCGTCACCATCGAGGACGAGAACGGTGAGCTCTTCGACACCCTGAAGGAGTACGCCTTCGTGGTTGGAAAGGACAAGCCGGAGATTTCCCTTCCGTGA
- a CDS encoding 50S ribosomal protein L32e — MNEKARLLRIRAKLKRKKPRFLRQEWWRYPKFKNNPKWRRPKGIDSKMRLKKKGKARSPSIGWSSPKAVRGLHPSGYEEVLVHNVKELEAIDPTRQAARIARTVGARKREMILAKAKELGVKVLNP; from the coding sequence ATGAACGAGAAGGCGAGACTCCTTAGGATTAGGGCCAAGCTCAAGAGGAAGAAGCCAAGGTTCCTCAGGCAGGAGTGGTGGCGCTATCCCAAGTTCAAGAACAACCCGAAGTGGCGCAGGCCCAAGGGAATTGACAGCAAGATGAGGCTCAAGAAGAAGGGCAAGGCGCGCTCACCCAGCATCGGTTGGAGCTCCCCCAAGGCTGTCCGCGGGCTCCACCCGAGCGGATACGAGGAAGTCCTCGTCCACAACGTCAAGGAGCTTGAGGCAATCGACCCGACCAGGCAGGCTGCGAGGATAGCGAGAACTGTCGGTGCCAGGAAGAGAGAGATGATACTTGCCAAGGCCAAGGAGCTTGGTGTGAAGGTACTCAACCCGTGA